From a single Thermodesulfovibrionales bacterium genomic region:
- a CDS encoding 4Fe-4S dicluster domain-containing protein, whose protein sequence is MSMDRREFLKLAGTGTILGIAGLGLFERVTEEALAAQFTKDPKALKAKRWAMVVDLRRFKTEEDYRRIINACHSIHNVPDFGNPKDEIKWIWTDTYKHTFPGQEHSFLPEWLETKPIPLLCNHCANPPCVRVCPVKATFKKPDGITEQDYHRCIGCRFCMAACPYGARSFNWRDPRPFIKKTNNEFPTRTKGVVEKCTFCTERISKGLKPACVEESKGALIFGDLMDPDSEVRQVLRKEFTIRRKAELGTDPSVFYIIGGSENV, encoded by the coding sequence ATGAGCATGGACAGAAGAGAATTTCTTAAACTCGCAGGTACAGGTACGATACTCGGTATAGCAGGTTTAGGGCTCTTTGAGAGGGTTACAGAGGAAGCACTCGCAGCTCAGTTTACTAAAGACCCGAAGGCCCTTAAAGCAAAGAGATGGGCCATGGTAGTTGACCTAAGAAGATTCAAGACAGAAGAGGATTACAGGAGGATAATAAATGCGTGCCACAGTATCCATAATGTGCCTGATTTTGGAAATCCAAAAGATGAGATAAAATGGATCTGGACAGATACCTACAAGCACACCTTTCCTGGTCAGGAACATTCCTTTTTACCTGAATGGCTTGAAACCAAACCTATCCCCCTTCTCTGTAATCACTGTGCAAATCCTCCCTGTGTTAGGGTCTGTCCTGTAAAGGCTACATTCAAGAAACCTGATGGAATAACAGAGCAGGATTACCACAGATGCATTGGCTGTAGATTCTGCATGGCAGCCTGTCCCTATGGAGCAAGGAGCTTTAACTGGAGGGATCCAAGACCCTTTATCAAGAAGACAAATAATGAATTTCCAACAAGAACAAAGGGTGTGGTTGAGAAATGCACCTTCTGTACAGAGAGGATTTCAAAGGGTTTAAAGCCTGCCTGTGTTGAGGAATCAAAAGGCGCGTTAATATTTGGAGACCTTATGGACCCTGATTCAGAGGTAAGACAGGTATTGAGAAAGGAGTTTACTATCAGGCGGAAGGCAGAGCTGGGTACTGATCCCAGCGTCTTCTATATTATAGGAGGTAGTGAAAATGTTTGA
- the dsrJ gene encoding sulfate reduction electron transfer complex DsrMKJOP subunit DsrJ — translation MKKYFYIGIVLFLVIVTYPFWSVSGRAIKMPEPKLDTPEIEKLIEKKCVEPKEFIKREHMKLLNEWRDAALREGNRVYVNSEGREFTVSLQNTCMKCHSNKKKFCDECHTYAGVKPYCWDCHIAPKEEEGQI, via the coding sequence ATGAAAAAGTATTTTTACATAGGAATAGTGCTCTTTCTTGTGATAGTTACCTATCCATTCTGGAGTGTATCTGGAAGGGCAATAAAAATGCCTGAGCCAAAACTTGATACACCTGAGATAGAAAAACTTATTGAAAAAAAATGTGTAGAACCAAAGGAGTTTATAAAGCGGGAGCATATGAAGCTTTTAAATGAATGGCGAGATGCTGCTTTAAGAGAAGGCAACAGGGTTTATGTAAACAGTGAGGGCAGAGAATTCACAGTCAGTCTCCAGAACACCTGCATGAAGTGTCATTCGAATAAAAAGAAGTTCTGTGATGAATGCCACACTTATGCCGGTGTGAAACCTTATTGCTGGGATTGTCACATTGCACCAAAGGAAGAGGAGGGCCAGATATGA
- a CDS encoding (Fe-S)-binding protein: protein MAKLPKPQELMSTINFQPPKADWRSLKVELKDGMYCHPAKKKDLELVDYPYIREWSPKDEDWKLPENWKEQVLEAIRQRLIRFRSFHVFMDICVRCGACADKCHFFLGTGDPKNMPVLRAELMRSIYRRYFTPSGKILGSIAGTRELTPDIIKEWWYYFYQCTECRRCSLYCPYGIDTAEVTIIAREILNLLGLQLGWIAGPVANCYWKGNHLGLEPHTIKSNIEFMLDDIENITGIRIEPSFNRKGAEILFITPSGDLFGVPGVYTCMGYLMLFHELGLDYTWSTYASEGGNFGFFTSMEMAKRLTYKIYAEAKRLGVKWILGGECGHMWRVWNQYLPTFWEPPDNLEVPVSPITGTRFEHARYSKLVHVVEFTADLIKHGKLNLDPSRNDHLVITWHDSCNTSRGMGMFEEPRFVIKNVARNFYEMPDNTIRERTFCCGSGSGLNASENMELRMRGGFPRAMAVRHVNEKYGVNVLANMCAIDRAALQPLMDYWVPGVTVMGVHELVGNALVMKGEKERTLDMRGEPLPGKEAKEE from the coding sequence ATGGCAAAATTACCAAAACCGCAGGAATTAATGAGTACAATAAACTTCCAGCCTCCAAAAGCAGACTGGAGGAGCCTCAAGGTTGAATTAAAAGATGGAATGTACTGCCATCCAGCAAAAAAGAAAGACCTTGAGCTTGTTGACTATCCCTATATAAGGGAATGGTCACCAAAGGATGAGGACTGGAAACTTCCCGAGAACTGGAAGGAACAGGTTCTTGAGGCTATAAGGCAGCGGCTCATAAGATTTCGCTCCTTCCATGTATTTATGGACATCTGTGTAAGATGCGGTGCCTGTGCTGATAAGTGCCATTTCTTCCTTGGCACAGGTGACCCAAAAAATATGCCTGTCCTCAGGGCAGAGCTCATGCGTTCAATTTACAGAAGATATTTCACACCTTCAGGCAAGATACTCGGAAGCATTGCAGGTACAAGGGAGCTAACACCTGATATCATAAAAGAGTGGTGGTACTATTTCTATCAGTGTACAGAGTGCAGGAGATGCTCTCTTTACTGCCCCTACGGGATAGATACAGCAGAGGTCACTATCATAGCCAGGGAGATACTTAATCTTCTTGGACTTCAGCTTGGATGGATTGCAGGACCTGTTGCTAACTGTTACTGGAAGGGGAATCACCTCGGTCTCGAGCCTCATACGATAAAGAGCAACATAGAATTTATGCTTGATGATATAGAAAATATTACTGGCATTAGGATAGAGCCATCCTTTAACAGAAAGGGTGCTGAGATACTCTTTATCACTCCTTCAGGTGACCTTTTCGGAGTTCCAGGTGTTTATACCTGCATGGGTTATCTCATGCTCTTTCACGAGCTTGGACTTGATTACACATGGAGCACCTATGCCTCTGAAGGTGGTAATTTCGGATTTTTCACATCCATGGAGATGGCAAAGAGACTTACCTATAAAATTTATGCAGAGGCAAAAAGGCTCGGTGTTAAATGGATTCTCGGTGGTGAGTGCGGACATATGTGGAGGGTATGGAATCAGTACCTTCCCACATTCTGGGAACCACCTGATAATCTTGAGGTTCCTGTATCACCCATTACAGGAACAAGATTTGAACATGCAAGATATTCCAAACTCGTCCATGTAGTGGAATTTACTGCAGATCTTATAAAACATGGAAAGCTGAATCTTGACCCGAGCAGAAATGACCATCTTGTTATTACCTGGCACGATTCCTGTAATACCTCAAGGGGTATGGGAATGTTTGAGGAGCCAAGATTCGTGATAAAGAATGTAGCAAGGAATTTTTATGAAATGCCTGACAACACAATCCGTGAGAGGACATTCTGCTGCGGGAGTGGCTCAGGACTGAATGCCTCAGAGAATATGGAACTCAGGATGAGGGGTGGATTCCCAAGGGCAATGGCAGTAAGGCATGTTAATGAAAAATATGGAGTGAATGTACTTGCCAATATGTGTGCCATTGACAGGGCAGCACTCCAGCCACTCATGGATTACTGGGTACCTGGAGTTACGGTAATGGGTGTTCATGAGCTCGTTGGAAATGCCCTTGTAATGAAGGGTGAAAAAGAGAGGACCCTGGATATGCGTGGTGAGCCTCTTCCAGGAAAGGAGGCAAAGGAAGAATGA
- the dsrM gene encoding sulfate reduction electron transfer complex DsrMKJOP subunit DsrM translates to MRIVGSLLLVIILILIAYFGAGVAQLNSLFGIVIPYFAFAIFLLGFLWKLLKWGRSYVPFRIPTTGGQQKSLKWIKWSKLDNPSTPAGVVGRMILEIFLMRSLFRNTRSEIVSSKLVHGSSKWLWIGAMAFHWAFFIVLIRHMRLFIEPVPGYVHLLESLDGFFQIGQPRLMMTGVILIGAGVYLFLRRWYIPQVRYMSLPADYFPLFLIIAIATTGVLMRYFSKTDIVAVKTLLLSLMTLSPEIPEKAKIDTIFYIHLFLVSILLAYFPFSKLMHLGGIFMSPTRNMANNLRFKRHVNPWDYPVKVHHYEEYENEFRDKMKAAGIPVEKE, encoded by the coding sequence ATGAGAATAGTGGGATCACTTTTGCTGGTTATAATTCTTATATTAATTGCTTATTTTGGTGCTGGAGTTGCTCAACTGAACTCACTCTTTGGAATAGTTATTCCATATTTTGCCTTCGCTATCTTCCTGCTGGGATTCCTGTGGAAACTTCTTAAATGGGGCCGTTCCTATGTGCCTTTCAGAATCCCCACAACAGGAGGTCAGCAGAAATCCCTTAAGTGGATTAAATGGAGTAAACTTGATAATCCCTCAACTCCTGCTGGTGTCGTTGGAAGAATGATCCTGGAGATCTTTTTAATGCGTTCCCTTTTCAGAAATACAAGAAGTGAGATCGTCTCTTCAAAGCTCGTTCATGGCTCATCAAAATGGCTATGGATAGGAGCAATGGCATTTCACTGGGCATTCTTCATTGTGCTGATAAGGCACATGAGGCTTTTTATAGAGCCAGTGCCAGGTTACGTACATCTTCTTGAGAGCCTTGATGGATTCTTCCAGATAGGCCAGCCCCGGCTGATGATGACAGGTGTAATTCTTATTGGTGCCGGGGTGTATCTTTTCTTAAGAAGATGGTATATCCCGCAGGTTCGTTATATGTCCCTTCCTGCTGATTACTTTCCTCTATTTTTGATAATAGCCATTGCTACTACAGGTGTTCTTATGAGATATTTTTCAAAAACAGATATCGTTGCTGTAAAGACATTACTTCTAAGCCTTATGACGCTAAGTCCTGAGATTCCTGAAAAGGCTAAGATTGACACAATATTTTATATCCATCTCTTTCTTGTAAGCATACTTCTTGCCTACTTCCCTTTCAGTAAGCTCATGCATCTAGGGGGAATCTTTATGAGTCCCACAAGAAATATGGCAAATAATCTCAGGTTCAAGAGACATGTCAACCCCTGGGATTATCCTGTTAAGGTTCATCACTATGAAGAATATGAAAATGAATTCAGGGACAAAATGAAAGCAGCAGGAATCCCTGTAGAAAAGGAGTGA
- a CDS encoding RsbRD N-terminal domain-containing protein, translated as MKLKKFLEERRPLILERWFQTLLEEYPSHGRQFIANIKKDRFENPMGFTLFEGLEGLFDYLLHKRDLNGNLDTFIRLRAVQELKPSQALSFIFILKNIIQKEISILSDQTLMEDFLSLSEEIDALGLRLFDIYMESRERLNEVRFNEMKNMTAWILKKVNILKEYSE; from the coding sequence ATGAAATTAAAAAAGTTCCTTGAAGAGAGGAGACCCCTGATCCTTGAGAGGTGGTTCCAGACGCTTCTGGAGGAGTATCCTTCTCACGGAAGACAGTTCATAGCGAATATAAAGAAGGATAGATTTGAAAACCCGATGGGTTTTACCCTTTTTGAAGGATTGGAGGGTCTCTTTGATTATCTCCTCCATAAGAGAGACCTCAACGGAAACCTTGATACCTTTATCAGACTGAGGGCTGTCCAGGAACTAAAACCATCTCAGGCCCTAAGTTTTATCTTTATCCTGAAAAATATAATCCAGAAAGAAATATCAATCCTTTCTGATCAAACTCTTATGGAGGATTTTCTCTCTCTTTCTGAAGAGATTGATGCATTAGGTCTGAGACTTTTTGACATCTATATGGAATCAAGGGAGAGGTTGAACGAGGTAAGGTTCAATGAAATGAAAAATATGACAGCCTGGATACTGAAAAAGGTAAATATTCTTAAAGAATATTCTGAATAA
- a CDS encoding TusE/DsrC/DsvC family sulfur relay protein has product MPFIEFQGKQIEVDEDGYLVNLSDWSKELAEYMASKDGITLSDAHWEIINFLRDYYQKYQIAPMIKILVKEVGKVMGPDKGNTKYLYQLFPDGPAKQACRYAGLPKPTGCV; this is encoded by the coding sequence ATGCCCTTTATAGAATTTCAGGGTAAGCAGATTGAGGTTGATGAGGACGGTTATCTTGTTAACCTCAGTGACTGGTCTAAAGAGCTCGCAGAGTATATGGCCAGCAAGGATGGCATCACCCTTTCAGATGCTCACTGGGAGATCATTAACTTCCTCAGGGACTATTACCAGAAATACCAGATAGCACCAATGATCAAGATACTTGTCAAAGAAGTCGGCAAAGTTATGGGCCCAGATAAGGGAAATACTAAATACCTATACCAGCTCTTTCCTGATGGACCAGCAAAGCAGGCATGTAGATACGCAGGACTTCCAAAGCCAACAGGTTGTGTATAA
- a CDS encoding HEAT repeat domain-containing protein, giving the protein MKEKIKEYLLKRDFDKLLELGEPSKVVRALVSLSYDKTSEIAWRSIEAIGRIVAIVAKERAEFGKDLLRRLLWSIRDEAGGIGWSSPEIIGEIVRNDPERYRDIPKILWSFMDEEFLRKGILWAMGRIGEVSPELVEFALPFLRLIAKNDSDREMRFYASWTLCKVGEEYSGTERDEKKVLIYDDGVLKEMAFSELRTCKKSGGQRDKIPLSLPEQEIFHGEKQALSCPFCNSPLQRPGELKNGFADIIGGRCRCGALYAYDPSGRALGETLMDSLAILCKGDYNKAVSLEEGKDYLVKYFIYEPGLNRIVRTGSVSSRRMIFVKILI; this is encoded by the coding sequence TTGAAAGAAAAGATAAAGGAGTATCTTCTTAAAAGAGATTTTGATAAATTACTCGAGCTTGGAGAGCCGAGTAAGGTAGTAAGGGCACTTGTTAGCCTTTCCTATGATAAAACCTCTGAGATTGCCTGGAGAAGCATTGAGGCAATTGGTAGGATAGTTGCCATTGTTGCAAAAGAGAGGGCTGAATTTGGTAAGGATCTCCTCAGAAGGCTTCTCTGGAGTATAAGGGATGAGGCTGGAGGCATCGGGTGGAGCTCTCCAGAGATAATTGGTGAGATCGTAAGAAATGACCCTGAAAGATACCGGGATATACCGAAGATTCTCTGGTCTTTCATGGATGAGGAGTTTTTAAGAAAGGGGATCCTCTGGGCAATGGGAAGGATTGGAGAGGTGTCTCCAGAGCTTGTTGAGTTTGCTCTGCCCTTTCTCAGATTGATTGCAAAAAATGACAGTGACAGAGAAATGAGATTTTATGCAAGCTGGACTCTATGTAAGGTCGGTGAAGAGTACAGCGGAACTGAAAGAGATGAAAAAAAGGTTCTGATCTATGATGATGGAGTATTAAAGGAGATGGCTTTTTCTGAACTCAGAACCTGTAAAAAAAGTGGTGGACAGAGAGATAAAATTCCCCTGTCCTTACCGGAACAGGAGATATTCCATGGTGAAAAACAGGCATTAAGTTGTCCTTTTTGTAACTCGCCCCTGCAGAGACCGGGTGAACTCAAGAATGGCTTTGCTGACATCATAGGAGGGAGATGCCGATGCGGTGCCCTATATGCCTATGATCCATCTGGAAGAGCACTCGGTGAGACTCTTATGGATAGCCTTGCCATTTTATGCAAGGGTGATTATAATAAAGCGGTAAGTCTCGAGGAAGGTAAGGATTATCTGGTGAAATATTTCATTTACGAACCTGGCCTGAATCGTATAGTGAGGACAGGTTCAGTATCCTCAAGGAGGATGATATTTGTAAAGATCTTGATATAG
- a CDS encoding DsrE family protein: MLKCLIHVNEPERWPVAVGNIINLLNDVGDTNINVIVVSNGAGVRGYVSCPEEGIGVCLPGAMDVLKKMEELSKRGVRFLACRNALRANNIDEKSLPSFVEVIPAGMTELIKRQNEGYAYIKP, from the coding sequence ATGCTTAAGTGTCTCATTCATGTTAATGAACCTGAAAGATGGCCTGTGGCAGTTGGCAATATAATTAATCTTCTTAATGATGTGGGTGATACTAATATTAATGTTATAGTGGTAAGCAATGGTGCAGGCGTGAGAGGGTATGTGTCCTGTCCTGAGGAAGGCATAGGTGTTTGTCTGCCTGGTGCAATGGATGTCTTAAAAAAGATGGAAGAGCTTTCAAAGAGGGGAGTAAGGTTCCTTGCCTGCAGGAATGCACTCAGGGCAAACAATATTGATGAAAAAAGCCTGCCTTCCTTTGTAGAGGTTATACCTGCCGGAATGACAGAGCTCATAAAGAGACAAAATGAGGGATATGCATATATAAAGCCTTAG
- the cobB gene encoding hydrogenobyrinic acid a,c-diamide synthase (glutamine-hydrolyzing), translating into MALKGLIISGMRGGSGKTLLSLSIISYLHFKKGMKVIPFKKGPDYIDAGWLSVAADNPCYNLDSYLIPEERLIRSFVYHSKGDISIVEGNRGLYDGMDVDGTHSTARLSKILNLPVILIIDCTKITRTAAALVLGAMSLDREVKIAGVVLNQVSGSRHESIIRQSVERYCGVSVIGAIPRLNEELPERHMGLLPHQEHHRKDAIMQLALTIAEKYLDIEAILEIADTHCSWLQAAEDPVFSFPLSHSASGIRIGIMRDPAFQFYYEENLETLRLSGAELVEINALEDSAIPDIDCLYIGGGFPETNAIDLSENRGLMQDLKDAIEDGLPAYAECGGMMYLGKEIIYNDRRYQMAGILPMSFLMNDKPVSHGYTLLEVTGRNPFYPGGLQIRGHEFHYSRPVISGDLTFSFSMKRGDGIMDKKDGVCYKNLLATYTHVHVYGTPQWAEGLIKKAIEYRRRKDA; encoded by the coding sequence ATGGCTCTCAAGGGATTGATTATATCAGGTATGAGAGGTGGAAGTGGAAAGACACTCCTTTCACTTTCCATAATATCCTATCTCCATTTTAAAAAAGGTATGAAGGTTATCCCTTTTAAAAAGGGTCCTGATTATATTGATGCAGGATGGCTTTCAGTAGCAGCAGATAATCCCTGTTACAATCTTGATTCTTATCTGATACCCGAGGAAAGACTTATCCGCTCTTTTGTTTATCATTCAAAGGGAGATATATCGATAGTTGAAGGCAATAGAGGACTTTATGATGGCATGGATGTAGATGGTACCCACAGCACAGCAAGACTTTCAAAAATTCTTAATCTACCAGTAATTCTAATAATTGACTGTACTAAAATTACGCGTACAGCAGCAGCCCTTGTGCTTGGAGCAATGAGTCTTGACAGAGAAGTAAAAATAGCAGGTGTTGTTCTCAATCAGGTATCGGGCAGCAGACATGAATCCATCATTAGACAATCTGTAGAGAGATATTGCGGAGTATCTGTTATTGGTGCTATACCCAGACTCAATGAAGAGCTTCCTGAAAGACATATGGGCCTTCTGCCTCATCAGGAACATCACAGAAAAGATGCTATCATGCAACTTGCACTCACCATAGCAGAGAAATACCTGGATATAGAGGCAATTCTTGAGATTGCCGATACTCACTGTTCATGGCTCCAGGCAGCAGAAGATCCGGTCTTTTCTTTTCCACTCAGCCATTCTGCTTCAGGTATCAGGATTGGCATAATGAGAGATCCTGCTTTTCAGTTCTATTATGAGGAAAATCTGGAGACTTTAAGGCTCAGTGGTGCAGAGCTTGTAGAGATTAATGCACTGGAGGATTCCGCTATTCCTGATATAGATTGTCTTTATATAGGTGGAGGATTTCCTGAGACTAATGCTATTGATCTTTCAGAAAACAGAGGATTAATGCAAGATCTCAAAGATGCCATAGAGGATGGGCTTCCGGCATATGCAGAATGTGGTGGTATGATGTATCTTGGTAAGGAAATTATTTATAACGATAGGAGATATCAGATGGCAGGGATACTTCCAATGAGTTTTCTGATGAATGACAAACCAGTGTCTCATGGTTATACACTTCTTGAGGTAACAGGGAGGAATCCTTTCTATCCAGGAGGTCTTCAAATCAGGGGGCATGAGTTTCATTATTCAAGACCCGTAATTTCCGGTGACCTTACCTTCTCTTTTAGCATGAAACGAGGCGATGGTATAATGGATAAAAAGGATGGAGTCTGCTATAAAAACCTTCTTGCTACTTATACCCATGTACATGTTTATGGTACACCTCAATGGGCAGAGGGTTTAATAAAAAAAGCTATTGAATACAGGAGGAGAAAAGATGCTTAA